From a single Bacillota bacterium genomic region:
- a CDS encoding P-II family nitrogen regulator produces MIADSRCAEIELICAIVNYGLGSKVIKVARECGVSGGTITLGKGTINSRILDFLGLSDVRKEIVFLVTDESTASVALEELNKKFEFHRPNHGIVFTTSVCFVMGAHGFESMETKEMSAKMVTYQAITTIVDRGKAEEVIDAAIKAGSKGGTIINARGSGIHETSKVFNMEIEPEKEVVLILAEADAVEGIVESIRKEMQIDEPGKGIIYVQDVKRAYGLYK; encoded by the coding sequence GTGATAGCTGATTCCAGGTGTGCAGAGATTGAACTAATCTGCGCCATCGTCAATTACGGCTTAGGAAGCAAAGTCATCAAGGTGGCTCGGGAATGTGGTGTTTCCGGTGGAACCATCACTTTGGGAAAAGGCACGATAAATAGTCGCATCTTGGATTTTCTCGGTCTTTCCGATGTGCGCAAAGAAATCGTGTTTCTAGTTACCGATGAAAGCACAGCTTCGGTGGCGTTGGAAGAGTTAAATAAGAAGTTCGAGTTTCACCGGCCTAACCATGGGATTGTCTTTACGACCTCGGTATGCTTTGTTATGGGAGCCCACGGCTTTGAGTCTATGGAAACAAAGGAGATGAGTGCGAAGATGGTGACATACCAGGCGATCACAACCATTGTGGATCGAGGGAAAGCTGAAGAGGTGATCGATGCCGCGATTAAGGCGGGCTCCAAGGGCGGTACCATCATCAACGCCCGTGGTTCAGGGATTCACGAGACCAGCAAAGTCTTCAATATGGAGATCGAACCGGAGAAGGAAGTCGTTTTGATCCTTGCGGAGGCTGATGCCGTAGAAGGCATTGTGGAGTCCATTCGGAAAGAAATGCAGATCGATGAACCGGGCAAAGGGATCATCTACGTGCAGGATGTGAAAAGGGCTTACGGGTTGTACAAGTAG